The DNA segment CAGACCAAAAGGTTTCATCTAACAAAACATTTGAAGCTATATTCGAAGAAAAAAAGAACATTATAAAAGCAAAGATTTACAAGAAATTATTTTGATGGGGCGGGAAGCACGTGATTAGCATAACTCATAAGACTTCAAATCTAAAAATACCAAAGCCAAGTCTAATCTCTCGCCTTCTTGGGAAGATAAAAAACCGCTCCCTTATTTATGGTTACTCAAATGCGCGCATACATGCAATGAAGGCGTCACTTCTTAGCACAAATCAAATAGAAAAGCTTCTTTATTCTGAAAACATAAATTCACTTATAGGACTTCTTGAACAGACCTCTTACAAAAAAGACATCTCCCAACTTGCAATAAAATATACAAAAGAAGAACTTGTTGAGCATGCAATAAACCATCATTTCTGTCGCGAAATTCAGAAAGTCCTTAAGATAGCTCCAAATGGCTCAAAACCAGTTCTTACAGCCATGCTTCAGCGCTACGATATATCAAATATTAAGACTATCCTGCTTGCTAAAGCCTTGCAAAAGAAAAAAGAAGAATTTATCGACTTGCTCATGCCTGCAGGGCAGCTTAGCATGAGGTTTTTTGAAAAGATGATAGATGCAGAGGACACCATTGAGGCAGCAAAGATGCTTGTCGGCACTGACTTTGAGATTCCTCACGAAATTTTGCAAAGAGGGAATGTTCATGAAATGATAAAGCATATTGAAAAAAACTACTACTCATCCATTTTTGAGAGAACATTTATAAGCGAGTACGAAGACACAAAACTTCACGACTTTTCTACACTAGAAATAGATAAAAAAAACATATTGGACAACTTAAGGTGCAAGCTCTTTACTGCTCAGGGACACGAATGTGCAATAAAAAAAGGGGGAAAACGGCCATTTATTGGCAGAATAACGGAATCAACGCTTAATCGTATCCACTCACTCCCTACGATTGAGGATGAAATAAAAGAAGTTGAGAAGATTTTGGGTATCGAAGGACTAAATGAAAAATACAACCAACATAAATCTATTGCTTTTATAGAGTTGGAAATAGAAAAACGTGTTTCACAAAAACTGCTACACTCCTTCCACAAAAGCATTCTTTCAATAGGTACTCTTATTGGATATATCCTACTAAAAGAAGAGGAGATAAATAACATAAGAAAGATAACACGGGGCAAGCAATACGGACTTCCAACTGAGCTAATAAAAGACATGCTTGTAATCATAAGCTAAGGTGACCTGTGATATGGATGAATCAAAGAAAGAAATTGTAGTGGTAGGCGATAGCGCTACAGTGAGAGGTTTTCGATTAGCCGGAATAGATAAAACTTTTTCTGTAACTGAAAATGAGGAAGGTTGTAAAAAAATCATCGAGCTCATCTCACAGCAAGATGTGGGACTGATAATTACAACAGATAACCTTGTCGAGAGCTGCGAAAGAAGAATAAAACAAAAAATAGCAAGTACGGTTAAGCCAATTATAATCACTGTTCCAGGAATTAGGGGGCCTATCGAAGAGGAGGAGTCAATTTCAAAATTAATAAAGAGAGCATTAGGCATCTCGCTTAACATGGGAAACTCTAATCAAAAGGAGGGAGAAAATGGGAGAGCTCTATAAGATTTCAGGTCCAGTAGTTGTTGCAAAGGACATTGACGGAGCAAAGATGTATGATGTAGTAAAAGTAGGGAAACTTGGATTAACAGGCGAAATAATTAAGATAGATGGTGCTTTCGCTACTATTCAGGTATACGAAGATACTTCTGGTCTTAGACCCGGTGAGCCGATCGTAAGTACTCATGAACCACTCTCGATTGAGTTAGGACCAGGCCTTCTCACTTCAATTTATGATGGAATTCAAAGACCACTTGATAAAATTGCAAAGAAGGCAGGAGTCTTTGTATCTAGGGGGGTGAGCATCCCTGCCATTGACAGGCAAAAGAAGTGGAATTTTAAACCAATTGTTAAGAGTGGGACCAAAATAAAAGTTGGAGATGTGCTTGGAACAGTGCAGGAGACTGAACTCATTGAACACAGAATTCTTTCTCCTGTAGCTGGAACCATTCGTTCGATTTCATCCGGCAAGTTTACTGTTGAGGATACGGTGGCAAAAATCTTTGATGGAACAAAAGAGCATAAAATTAGCATGCTTCAAAGGTGGTTTGTTCGCAAACCGCGCCCCGTCCTTGA comes from the Candidatus Anstonellales archaeon genome and includes:
- a CDS encoding V-type ATPase subunit is translated as MISITHKTSNLKIPKPSLISRLLGKIKNRSLIYGYSNARIHAMKASLLSTNQIEKLLYSENINSLIGLLEQTSYKKDISQLAIKYTKEELVEHAINHHFCREIQKVLKIAPNGSKPVLTAMLQRYDISNIKTILLAKALQKKKEEFIDLLMPAGQLSMRFFEKMIDAEDTIEAAKMLVGTDFEIPHEILQRGNVHEMIKHIEKNYYSSIFERTFISEYEDTKLHDFSTLEIDKKNILDNLRCKLFTAQGHECAIKKGGKRPFIGRITESTLNRIHSLPTIEDEIKEVEKILGIEGLNEKYNQHKSIAFIELEIEKRVSQKLLHSFHKSILSIGTLIGYILLKEEEINNIRKITRGKQYGLPTELIKDMLVIIS
- a CDS encoding V-type ATP synthase subunit F, with amino-acid sequence MDESKKEIVVVGDSATVRGFRLAGIDKTFSVTENEEGCKKIIELISQQDVGLIITTDNLVESCERRIKQKIASTVKPIIITVPGIRGPIEEEESISKLIKRALGISLNMGNSNQKEGENGRAL